A part of Leishmania major strain Friedlin complete genome, chromosome 11 genomic DNA contains:
- a CDS encoding anion-transporting ATPase-like protein: protein MDPTLKELLHANLEWIFVGGKGGVGKTTTSCALATLFATTPISDAASPGGTRPRRVLLISTDPAHNLSDAFNQRFGPHPTPVKGLEESLAAMEVDPKNFTHGALMSSLTGAKSDGSASSLSAEAEADAAQHTASFARIGAVLKEAARTMPGIDEISVFAEILHYVRTLFYDLLIFDTAPTGHTLRLLALPQTLSSTFDKLMSLEGLAPMIEAASHLIGTNLGALGGACGDTAGSCEQATAAPSLSSAAPGEGSAAAASSQSRWCITADEVRSTALHWRQTMEEVQARFNDPNRTSFVCVCIAEFLSVYETERLVQELMKYNIGCDSIVVNQLVLKPSSEPPCRMCSARQKIQAKYLEQIDLLYEDFHVVKMPLLSDEVRGVPALKKFARFLQEPYSPDTHGYIDVQEPC, encoded by the coding sequence ATGGACCCGACtctgaaggagctgctgcacgccaACCTGGAGTGGATTTTTGTCGGCGGCAAGGGCGGCGTGGGCAAAACAACCACCTCTTGTGCGTTGGCTACCTTGTTTGCCACGACGCCAATCAGCGATGCCGCGTCGCCAGGAGGCACGCGGCCGCGACGGGTGCTGCTGATCTCGACGGATCCTGCGCACAACCTCAGTGACGCCTTCAACCAGCGCTTCGGCCCACATCCGACACCGGTGAAAGGGCTGGAGGAATCCTTGGCTGCCATGGAGGTGGATCCGAAGAACTTCACCCACGGTGCGTTGATGAGCTCCCTGACAGGGGCGAAGAGTGACGGCAGTGCTTCGTCCTTGTCCGCGGAAGCGGAGGCAGACGCCGCCCAGCACACCGCCAGCTTTGCTCGTATTGGTGCAGTTCtcaaggaggcggcgcgcacgaTGCCCGGCATCGACGAGATCTCTGTGTTTGCAGAAATTCTGCACTACGTCCGCACGCTGTTCTACGACCTGCTCATCTTCGACACCGCGCCGACGGGCCacacgctgcgcctgctggcATTGCCACAGACACTGAGCAGTACGTTTGACAAGTTGATGAGCCTGGAGGGCTTGGCGCCGATGATAGAGGCGGCCTCGCACCTTATCGGCACCAACCTCGGAGCTCTCGGTGGTGCTTGTGGTGACACCGCGGGCTCCTGCGAGCAAGCAACAGCTGCGCCTTCGCTGTCGAGCGCAGCTCCCGGCGAAGgctcagcggctgcggcctcGTCGCAGAGCAGGTGGTGCATCACCGCAGACGAAGTCCGCTCGACAGCGCTTCACTGGCGTCAGacgatggaggaggtgcaggcTCGCTTCAATGACCCGAACCGCACCAGCTTCGTCTGCGTCTGCATTGCCGAGTTTTTGAGCGTCTACGAGACAGAGAGGCTTGTGCAGGAGCTCATGAAGTACAACATTGGCTGCGACAGCATCGTGGTGAACCAGCTCGTGCTGAAGCCGTCGTCAGAGCCGCCGTGTCGCATGTGCTCGGCTCGACAAAAGATTCAGGCGAAGTACCTTGAGCAGATTGATCTCCTGTACGAGGACTTCCACGTCGTGAAGATGCCGCTGCTCAGTGACGAGGTGCGCGGCGTCCCGGCTCTGAAGAAGTTTGCGCGCTTCTTGCAGGAGCCGTACAGTCCGGACACACATGGCTACATCGACGTCCAGGAGCCTTGCTAA